Proteins from a genomic interval of Equus quagga isolate Etosha38 chromosome 13, UCLA_HA_Equagga_1.0, whole genome shotgun sequence:
- the FTL gene encoding ferritin light chain, translating into MSSQIRQNYSTEVEAAVNRLVNLYLRASYTYLSLGFYFDRDDVALEGVCHFFRELAEEKREGAERLLKMQNQRGGRALFQDLQKPSQDEWGTTLDAMKAAIVLEKSLNQALLDLHALGSAQADPHLCDFLESHFLDEEVKLIKKMGDHLTNIQRLVGSQAGLGEYLFERLTLKHD; encoded by the exons ATGAGCTCCCAGATTCGTCAGAATTATTCTACTGAAGTGGAGGCCGCCGTCAACCGCCTGGTCAACCTGTACCTGCGGGCCTCCTACACCTACCTCTCTCTG GGCTTCTATTTCGACCGCGACGATGTGGCTCTGGAGGGCGTATGCCACTTCTTCCGCGAGTTGGCGGAGGAGAAGCGTGAGGGTGCCGAGCGTCTCTTGAAGATGCAAAACCAGCGCGGCGGCCGCGCCCTCTTCCAGGACTTGCAG AAGCCGTCCCAGGATGAGTGGGGTACAACCCTGGATGCCATGAAAGCCGCCATTGTCCTGGAGAAGAGCCTGAACCAGGCCCTTTTGGATCTGCATGCCCTGGGTTCTGCCCAGGCAGACCCCCAT ctctgtgacttcttgGAGAGCCACTTCCTAGACGAGGAGGTGAAACTCATCAAGAAGATGGGCGACCATCTGACCAACATCCAGAGGCTCGTTGGCTCCCAAGCTGGGCTGGGCGAGTATCTCTTTGAAAGGCTCACCCTCAAGCATGACTAG
- the BAX gene encoding apoptosis regulator BAX isoform X2, which produces MDGSGEQPRGGGPTSSEQIMKTGALLLQGFIQDRAGRMGGDTPELGLEEVPQDASTKKLSECLKRIGDELDSNMELQRMIAAVDTDSPREVFFRVAAEMFSDGNFNWGRVVALFYFASKLVLKALCTKVPELIRTIMGWTLDFLRERLLGWIQDQGGWDGLLSDFGSPTWQTVTIFVAGVLTASLTIWKKMG; this is translated from the exons ATGGACGGGTCCGGGGAGCAACCCAGAGGCGGGG GGCCCACCAGCTCTGAGCAGATCATGAAGACAGGGGCCCTTTTGCTTCAGGG TTTCATCCAGGATCGCGCGGGGCGGATGGGGGGAGACACACCCgagctgggcctggaggaggTGCCCCAGGATGCGTCCACCAAGAAGCTGAGCGAGTGTCTCAAGCGCATCGGAGATGAGCTGGACAGTAACATGGAGCTGCAGAG GATGATTGCGGCCGTGGACACGGACTCCCCCCGCGAGGTCTTTTTCCGAGTGGCAGCTGAGATGTTTTCCGACGGCAACTTCAACTGGGGCCGGGTTGTTGCCCTTTTCTACTTTGCCAGCAAATTGGTGCTCAAG GCCCTGTGCACCAAGGTGCCCGAGCTGATCAGGACCATCATGGGCTGGACACTGGACTTCCTTCGAGAGCGGCTGCTGGGCTGGATCCAGGACCAGGGTGGTTGG GACGGCCTCCTCTCCGACTTTGGGTCACCCACGTGGCAGACAGTGACCATCTTTGTGGCCGGAGTGCTCACCGCCTCGCTCACCATCTGGAAGAAGATGGGCTGA
- the BAX gene encoding apoptosis regulator BAX isoform X1 — protein MDGSGEQPRGGGPTSSEQIMKTGALLLQGFIQDRAGRMGGDTPELGLEEVPQDASTKKLSECLKRIGDELDSNMELQRCGPWDPGVPAPDPSSPRSLKSRLTAPFSLRPRGPGPRCSIQHSGLPALPPHPPRILKPSFMEPSSPLSYMSPCPFCPVLASCFSLQPGLGLSFLMFGRGWMPGCPHCLALPPQHWLSSFLQDDCGRGHGLPPRGLFPSGS, from the exons ATGGACGGGTCCGGGGAGCAACCCAGAGGCGGGG GGCCCACCAGCTCTGAGCAGATCATGAAGACAGGGGCCCTTTTGCTTCAGGG TTTCATCCAGGATCGCGCGGGGCGGATGGGGGGAGACACACCCgagctgggcctggaggaggTGCCCCAGGATGCGTCCACCAAGAAGCTGAGCGAGTGTCTCAAGCGCATCGGAGATGAGCTGGACAGTAACATGGAGCTGCAGAGGTGTGGCCCCTGGGACCCAGGAGTCCCAGCTCCCGACCCCTCTTCCCCTCGGAGCCTGAAGTCCAGGCTCACAGCCCCCTtttccctcagacccaggggtccagggcCCCGCTGCTCAATTCAGCACTCTGGactcccagccctccctccccacccccctagGATCTTGAAACCCTCGTTCATGGAGCCATCTTCCCCACTTTCCTACATGTCCCCCTGTCCCTTTTGCCCCGTGCTGGCCTCTTGCTTTTCGCTTCAGCCTggcttgggcctcagtttccttatgtttGGTAGAGGGTGGATGCCAGGGTGTCCACActgcctggccctccctccccagcactgGCTTTCCTCTTTCCTGCAGGATGATTGCGGCCGTGGACACGGACTCCCCCCGCGAGGTCTTTTTCCGAGTGGCAGCTGA